A region from the Silene latifolia isolate original U9 population chromosome 7, ASM4854445v1, whole genome shotgun sequence genome encodes:
- the LOC141590196 gene encoding uncharacterized protein LOC141590196 yields MVADHLSRLTVDDHGIIDKSEPIDECLREDALMEVSVNVPWFADLVNYVVSGFIPDEMEARERTKLKHDAKTYFWKYPLLFRKCVDGMFRRCVSKEEGLEIVDMLHNSAYGGHLATSRTIAKVLQGGFYRPTMFKDIL; encoded by the coding sequence ATGGTGGCCGATCATTTGTCAAGGCTTACGGTGGATGACCATGGGATAATTGATAAGAGTGAACCGATAGACGAATGCTTAAGAGAAGATGCATTGATGGAAGTGAGTGTTAACGTACCATGGTTTGCGGATTTGGTGAACTATGTGGTTAGTGGCTTTATTCCCGATGAAATGGAAGCTAGGGAAAGAACAAAATTGAAGCATGATGCGAAGACATACTTTTGGAAATATCCTCTCTTGTTCCGCAAGTGTGTGGATGGTATGTTTAGGAGATGTGTGTCCAAAGAAGAAGGACTTGAGATTGTTGATATGCTACATAACTCGGCCTACGGTGGACATTTGGCTACTTCAAGAACCATTGCCAAAGTGTTGCAAGGCGGGTTTTATCGGCCTACTATGTTTAAGGACATTCTATAG